The Blastocatellia bacterium DNA window ATCCGCGCCCTTAACCAATCCCGCGATTTACTTAATAAAACAATTTATCGTATTATCAATGAACGTCGAATAGAAAAAAAAGACCATGGCGACTTGCTTTCAATGCTTTTAATTGCCCAAGATGAAGAGGGTGATGGCAATGGCATGACAGATTTACAGGTGCGTGATGAAGCCATGACGCTTTTTATTGCAGGACATGAGACTACAGCAAATTCGCTAACTTGGACTTGGTATTTACTTTCACAACATCCAGAAATAGAGAAAAAAGTTTGGCAAGAAATAGACGAAGTTTTAGCAGGACGGCTACCTTCGGCAGAAGATTATCCTAAGCTAAAATATTTAGAAATGGTGCTTTCAGAGTCAATGCGTCTTTATCCCCCAGCTTGGCTAGTTGGTAGAAGGGTAATTAAAGAATGTCAAGTAGGTGGTTATACTCTACCAGTTAATGCTATAGTTTTTCAATGTCAATATTTAATGCACCATGATGAAAGATATTTTCCTGATCCATTTAAGTTTGATCCAGAGCGTTGGACACCTTCAGAAAAAGAAAAACGTCCAAGATATAGCTATTTTCCTTTTGGCGGTGGCCCAAGACAATGTATTGGTGAACCTTTTGCTTGGATGGAAGGTGTTTTAATGCTGGCTACAATTGCTCAAAAATGGCAGCTAACTTTGCCCCAGGATTACAAAGTAGAAATGCAGCCTCTAATTACTTTAAGAACTAAAAAAGAAATCCCAATGAAATTAGTTCTACGCTAAATACACTAATTATTATACTTAATGAAATTTAATTAGAGTATAAAATTTTTGTCCACATTTTTATTAAACTGGTTAAATCATGAAAAACATTATTATTGGTACGGCTGGACATATTGACCATGGCAAAACTTCTTTGGTTAAAGCACTTACTGGAATTGATGCTGATAGACTAAAAGAAGAAAAGCAACGTGGAATTACAATAGACATTGGTTTTGCTGACTTGGTTTTAGATGATTTTCGATTTGGATTTGTGGATGTTCCTGGACATGAACGGTTTGTTAAAAATATGTTGGCAGGAGCGCATGGAATTGATTTAGTAATGCTTGTAATTGCAGCAGATGAAGCTGTGATGCCGCAAACACGAGAACATTTTGATATTTGCAGACTTTTGCAGGTTAAAACAGGTTTAACCGTACTAACAAAAGCTGATTTGGTGGATGAAGAACTGCTTGAACTAGCCAGGGAAGAAGTAAAAGATTTTGTTGCAGGTTCTTTTTTAGCTAATGCTCCAATTGTTGCAGTTAGCACAAAAACAGGTCAGGGAGTTGAAGAGTTAAAAAAAGAATTAGTTAAACTTGCTAGCCAAACTTTACCAAAAACTTTAACTGCTGTTGCAAGACTTCCAATTGACCGAGCCTTTACCATTAAAGGTTTTGGTACTGTAATAACTGGAACATTGACTAGTGGACAATTGCAAGTAGGCGATGAATTAACTATTTTGCCTAATAAGATAAATACTAAAGTTCGTGGTTTACAAGTTCATAATTCTGCAACAGAAAAAGCTTTTGCAGGTCAACGTACAGCGGTTAATTTACAAGGAATTAGCTTAGAAGAAATTGAACGCGGACAAGTTTTACTTCCTGCTAAACGCTTTGATGCTACTTCTATGCTGGATGTAGAGTTAGAGTTATTGCCTAATGTATCAAGACCACTTGTTCAAAGAACCCGTGTTCGACTTCATCATGACACATCAGAAATAATGGCTAGAGTTATCTTGCTTGGTGGAAAAGAGCTTTTAGCAGGTGAAAAAATATTTGCTCAACTTCGTTTAGAATCACCAATTTTTGCTTTACCTGGGGATCGTTTTATTATTCGTAGCTATTCGCCTCAAATTACTATTGGAGGAGGTCGAGTAATAGACGCACTACCTATTAAGCACAGGCTTAAAGATGTTAAAGCAGTAGATTGGCTAGCAAAACTTGTAAAAGCAGATGAGTTAACACAGGTATTACTCTTTGTAGAAATGTTGGGAATAAAGGGTTTACCTTTAAGTGAACTAGCTAAACGAACCGGTTTTGCAGATGAGTTGTTAAATAAATTAATAGCTCAACTTGTAAAAACAGGTCAGCTAATAAAATCAGACTCTCAAACTCAACATTTACTTTCTAAAACTAGTTATGAAGAGTCAAAGACAGAAATAATTAAAAGACTAAAAGATTTTCATAAACGAGAACCCTTGCAAGTAGGTGTTAATCGTGAAGAAATACGTGAAAAGTTGGGCTTGGCTACAGAAGTTTTTAAGATGTTGCTAGAACAATTAGCAATAGAAAAACTAGTTGTTAGTGAACGTGATATTTTACGACTTGCAACACATACAATTGCTTTATCGGCTGATGACGACAAGACAAAAGGCTTAATAGAGACTAAATGTAAAACAGCAAATTTTCAAGCTCTTACTTATGATGAGTTAGTTAAAGATTTGCGAATAGACAGCAATAAATTACGTAAAATCTATCAATTATTAATTAATGAGCAAAAATTAATTAAAGTAGCTGATTTTGTTTTTCATCGTGAAGCCATCAATGAAATCGTTAAGCGCATCAAACTACAAAAAGACAAAAGTAGTAAATTAGATGTTGCTACTTTTAAGGATTTGACAGGGCTTTCACGTAAACATGCTATTCCACTTTTGGAATATTTTGATTTACAGAAAATTACTCGTCGAGTAGGAAATGACCGGGAAATCTTGTAGTTTGAATAAGTTAGAAGTTTATGAGGCAGATAAATGCAAAAATTTTTCGTATCCAAATTAATAAATAAATTAGTTTGTTTGTTAGCTAAGTATTTTAAGCCAGCACTATTATTTTTATTGGTTTTTACTTCTTGTCATGGAAATCTGCCTAAATCTAACTTAATTTTAACGGATCAAATAATAAAGTTAACTCCTAGTCAACCACGTCCCAAACCAATATTTGGAGCGCATTTTAATTTTGCTGACCCACCTAATGAAATTATTTTTCATATGGTTATTCCAGAAAAACGACCAATTTTAGCTAAAGCTTTACGTGATGCAGGAGTTGAAGATTTGCGGATGAGTTTTCATGGTTACTATAGCCACTTAAGTTTAGATAAAACTGTAAAAGTAAAACAGGAAGCAAAATTAACTAATAAATTCCCTTGGTTTCCTATAGAGGTTTTTATTAATTTTATAAAAGAATATAACTTTAAGACTGTGTTAGGGGTAAACGTTGAAGAAGGCCCAGAAACAGCAGTAGATTTGCTAAAACGTTTTGAAAAAGCAGACGCGCTTAATTTAATTAGCTCTGTTGAGCTTGGAAATGAGCCTTTTCTTAGTCCAAGACCTTGGCCGCCTGAAGAATATGCTCAAAAATCGGCTGAAATAATTAACGCTCTACGACCATTTAAGGTAAAGTTTGCTGTTGCTGTAATTGTTGGTAAGGATAGCAATATCCCTACAAAAATGACTGGTGATGAATATTGTGAACGGACTTTAGCCACTTTAGCCCCTCTTGTAGACTTAAAAAATAGCGATGATATTTATGGAGCAGTACATCTTTATAGTCGAGGTGTTACACCAGTAGCCATAAAGCAATTTAATGATATTGTTCGCAAATATTCAAAAATGACTTACCAAGTTACAGAATATAACATTCGCCTTTCATTAAAAGGTAATCCTCATTTAACTAATGCTTATGCAATGGAATTTGCACGAAAATTAAATAATTTGCTAGCAACTCCAGAAATTACAGGGCTTTGGATTCATTCATTCCCTTATCATGCAATAAATTATTGGACAGATGGACGACAAGCTACAGTAGTTGGATTTATGGATAATAAGTTATCTAGCGAGGACTTAAAACCAGGTTGGCATTTAACACCTGCTGGAAAAGTGCATCATTTTTATCAAAGTTTGGCTTGGAATGGCGAAATACTAGCTTTTTTTGAAGAAAATAATAATCAATATTGGGTTGTTTCCTCGCCAACACAAGGAAAACTTTTAGGTGTATTAAATGACCACAAAGAACCATTGGAAACAATAGTAAGCTTTGAAGATAAGAAAATTTCTGTGCAACTAAAAGCAAAAGAAATTGCTTGTTATGAAATAGCTACAGGAAAACGAGTCACTAGTCTTCATTTACCGGAGTGAAACAAATTTTTCTATTAAAGTACGAACCTTTGTAAAACGTTCAAAATCTTTTTCACTATTAGGAACATGTTGTGTTTCTGTAGATGAAAAACAAAGTAATTCACATTCTTGATAAAGCGTTATAATAGAGCTAGTTAAATCCTTATTGACTTTATGTTGTTCTAGTATTTCTTGAAGCTTTTCAACGCTAATTTCAAGAGTTGTTTTACCAAATTTAAGTTCACAAGCTAGCTTCAATGCTTTCAAAATTTCTTTAGCATAAGCTCTTTCATCTCCACGATGTAACTTGCCATAAGCAACATTAACTGCTCGGCTAATTTCAGACTTTAGATCTTTAGTCTCAGGCTTAGGTTTATTAACAATTGTAGGTGTTGTATTTGCTTTACTTATGGGAATTATCGGTTCGGTTTTAGTAACAACAGGTTTAATAGGTTCAGTTTTAGTAACAATAAGGTTTTCAATTTTTTCTTGAACTTTGGGACTAGCAATTGTTGTAACTTTAGGTATTGGTGCAACTTCAGGGGTTTTAACAGTGGGACTAAATGGACTAGGTTGTTTTTGAACTTCTGTGCTAGGCAAATCTTTGCTATTTGTAGTTATTGGGCTCGCAGTTGCTAAAGTATTACCAGCCAATGACTTAAATTTAATAGCTACAATTATTCCTGCTGCTAACAATAATAAAAGTATAAAATAGCGCAAAATAGGAGAAAAAGAAAACGGATTAGATTTCTTAGTTGGTTGTAAAGTTTTTACAGCTATATTTGTAGCAGGTGTTACTTGTAAGGAAAGAGGTTTACTTTCAACAACTTCATATTTTTTTAGCTCAGGATCAAAATAAGCAAAAGAAAATGGTGGAATAGTAAATTTTCCTTCTTTTGACGCAATGACTTCAACTTCCCATTTAGCTTTGTTACTAAATTTCTTTTCTACATCAGTTAAAGTTACTGGTTTAGCTGAATATAGCTTTAAGTCTGAGTGGGTTGTTGGGTTTGGAGGTGGGCTAATTAGTTCTAAATTTCCTTCATTTTCAACTTCAATTAATAATTTTGTTGGGACTCCAACAGCGGTTTCTGAGTCTTTAAGGCTAACATTTAGCTTGCTTTTTCCTACTAAGCCAGAAAATTCTGCTGGTTGATTATTAGTAGGAAGCGCAATAACAGGAAATGAAATTGAGGAAGTTTTAGCTGTTAGAGGTTTGCTTTTTTGAGAAGCGTTGCCAGCAATCATGCTATAGGTTAAAGAGGGAATTGTTAACTTTCCCGAAGTTGTAGGAAAAAGATTAAATTGATGGATTATTTGTGAAGCATAAGGACGATTATTTATAAGAACTTCTTTATAATCAGCAGATTGCTTGGACAATGGAATTTCTTTATTTAAGAAATTAACAAAAGCTGGAATTTCTGCTGGCTTAATTTGCTCTACACTTGTTGTGCTAAGTAGCCTAACAGATAAAATAACCGATTGACCAACATAAGCTTGTTTTTGATTAAGTTCTGTAACAAGTCTTACATCAATAGGAATATTGGGAATAGGTGTTGGTAGATTTTCAGGAAATTTCTCACTCTTTTCAGGTTTTGCTGAAGATGCTGAAGATGCTGAAGATGCTGAAAATGTTGAAGATGCTGAAGATGTTTTAGTTCCTCCTTTAACTTCTAAAACTTCACCAGAAGAACTATAAATTTCTCCATTAGCAGTTACAGCAAAAGTAGCTATGCGAAATTTACCTGCTACAGTTGGTTGTAATTCGTAGCGGATAACTCGGCTGCTAATAGGACGACCATTAGCATCTTGGCTTAAACTTGGTTTATCACTTTGGCTAATGATAGCAAAAGAACTAGGAAACAGTGCAGGTAGAGGAATCCTTTCAACTCCAACACCCTTAAAAACTATAGTTAAATTAACAGTGTCAGACAAAGAAATTTGCTTTTTACTAATTGAGACAGACACTTGACCAGTAGCTAAAATAGTTTTGCTTTGTGTAAAAATAAGTAAAAAAGCTAATAGCCAAAAGACAATGAAGCTAAGCTTATTAAATTTTCTAGCTTTACCATACATTTACTTTTTACCAATCACGATCTGGAGAATCTTCAATAGAAGAATTTGCTTCTTTATTACCTTTTTTAAGTGGAGATCTTTCACTACTTTGTAATTTATTTAATAAACGTTCCGCCTCATTGCGTGACATTTGAGGGGTTTGTTTTGGCGATTCAGACGGACTATTATCTGGCGGAGGATTATTATCCTCGTTGTTATCATTATTACTATTGCTGTTAGAGTTTGGGCTATTAGAAGGAGGAGGGGGATCTTGCTGCTTAAGTGCAACCTCTAAATTATGTTTAGCTGCTAGATCATCAGGATTAAGCCTTAAAGCTGTTTTATAGTGTTCAATAGCTTTGTCTAGTTGGTTAGCATTAAAATAATAATTGCCAATATTGTAATTAATTCGGGATAATAGCAATGGATCATCGGTTGATTTTAAGGCTGTTTGCCAATGGTTTAAGGCTTCATCTGAGTTTTTTGTTTGATAAAGTGAGCATGCTAAATTGCTTTGTAATTTAGCCGACTGAGGATCTTTTAATAGTAATTTTTGAAATTGTTTTGTTGCTGCTTCATATTGCTTTTGTTTATAAAGTTGCTCGCCACTTAAGTTATTATCATTAGCGGCTAAAACAAAACGTCCAAAAATTACTGTTACAAAAAATAGGAAAAAAGCCAGTTTACGCACAAAACTTTCCTCAAATAAATTATTTGGTGATTTTTTAAATCAAATGAAGCTAAATTTTATACAAGATCTGTTTTTAATACTAGACAAGCTTTATACATCAAATAAAGACCATAGAAATCTTTGAACCTAAATACTCTGTAAATTAAATATTCTGATATTTTAACCTTAAGCCCCAACGGGGCGACAGATAGGTAGTATAGGGTTGAAACCCTACGTATGATTTATTAGAGTTTCTTGTTTCTTTTCTAAAATCTCTGTAACAGATTTTTTAATTACACCTGAGATTTGGTCTGTTGGTAAATCGTTAGGATCAGTCCCAAAAGGGTTCTCTATCTCTTCAGCAATTAACTCTAAACTTGCCAAAGCATAAAAAATTAAAACTACAACAGGTACAATTAACCATTGTAAAGAGAACACATAGCCTAAAGGTAATGTCATCACATAAATAAAAATAAATTTCTTAAGGAAAACACTATAAGAAAAAGGTATAGGAGTATTTTTTATTCGCTCACATGCCCCAACTACATCAGTAAAATTTTGCATCTCTTGGTTTATAAAAAGCAGTTGTTCATGAGCAATTTTTCCTGCTTTATTTAATGAACAGAGGCGTTGAAACATATGATCAGCTATTAAATTAGGAATATGACGGCCAAGGTCTAGTTTAGTTGCATCAAAGGATTGAACGCTATTTAACTCTTCTCTAATAAATGAGTTGCGAAGATGATTTTTTAAGGCAAAAGCATAATTAGTAATCATTACTGAAAAAAACTCTTTATCTGCATTATCTTCCAATAAGTTATTTATTTTTAAAGCTAAGTTACGGCTAGAATTTACTAAAGATCCCCAAAGCTTTCTACCTTCCCACCAACGCTCATAAGCTGTATTGGTTCTAAATACTAATAGCATTGAGAGTGCAAAACCTAAAAGTGTATGTATTAATGAAACATTTTTAATGTAATGATTACTACTTAGCTGCAATAATTCTATTTCTAAGTAAGCTACTAGGCCACTATATAGCCCTATGTATAACATCATAGGTAAAAAGCTGCCTGAATGTATCAGCTTTGTGAAAATTAAAAATAAATTTAGTCCATTCTTTGGGATTATAGTTAATCATATGTAAGAGATATCCGGGAAAATAAAATATGAGTTAACAACTTTTTAGTTTTAAGCGCGTTAAAGGATAGCAAAAAAGAGTTAGGTTGTAAAAAATCGCTTGAAATAATTTGGATAATTAAAAAAACTCTAGCAAAATTTCTTTAGAAAAAGTATTATTGCTAATAAATCTGTAAAATATAACTGTGTTTTAGGGAGGTTAAATGAAAACAAAATCTATTTTAGGAGCATTTTCTTTATCTTATTTAGTTTTGCTGTTGTTATGGCGCAACAGGTTGTTATTAGCGGCCAATTATTAGGAAGTGATGGCAAAGCAATGCCTAAATCACATGTGCATCTTAGTAAAAATTCTATAGGTAAACCAATTAGTACAATAGAAACAGATAAAGATGGTAGTTATAAATTAACTTTTAAGGAAAGTGGACTAGTATTTTTACAATTTACAGGAACTAGCCACCAACGTAAAAGCATACCCATACTTATTGAAGGAGATAGTTTTATAAAACTTAATGTTCGGCTATCTGCTAATGAATACAATAGTAGTTTTAGTGACTTAAAGTTGATTGATGATTTTAAGGATTTAAATCCAGAAACAGCTAAAGCTTTTCAAAAACAAGCAGATGGAACTTATGTAGTTGAGTTTGAAACTAAAGCAGAGCGTGTAGAATATGAAATTTTTGGTCTAGAAAAAAATGATCGTATTATTAATGGAACTCAATCAGATGATTATATTTATGATGGTGATGGTGACTATCGTTCAGTTGTAGTAGTAAAAGATGGTAAGGCTAGAATCGTATTTGACCCACAAAAATTAGTTCGCTCTGATGCAAAACCAGAAATCACTTTTGATAACCAAAACAGCAAATTACAAGAATTTGTCAAAATTTATAATGGGATGCAAGAACGAGAAGAAGCCTTTAGCAGTAAAATAAATGAAGCTGTAAAAGCAGGAAAAAGCCCTCAAGATGTCTTTGAAAATTATAGTGAAGCTGATAAAGCTACTTTAGTAAAAGAGCGTATTAAAACAGAGAAAGAACCTTTTATTAGGCAAACACTTATTTTAGATTATTTTACTTACTATGAAAAAATTAAAGATAGTGCAATTGCATTACTTGCATTAAATGAAATACCTCCAACTTCACCTCTTTGGACATTAAAACCTTTTGCATTAAGTACAGTTATGAATGCTTGTGAGCAAAAAGATCAAGTAGAGAATTACTTTACAAGCTTTTTAGCAGAAAACAAAGACAAGAATTTAAAAGCAGAAGTCTTGTTAAATCAAGTGCTTGAAGCTGATTTTAACCAACAAGATGAAAAGGCTAAGAAATACTTTAATCTTTTACAAAAGGATTATCCTGATAGCCGAGCAGCTAGAATGGCAAAACTTCAATATAGAGAAACTCGCAATGTTAAAGTAGGTGTTGGTGTTCCAGAGTTTTCCGTAGTCTCCCTAATTAATAATAAAGAAACCTATATAGGAATCCCTAAAAGGCAAATATTACTTGATAGATTTTTGGGCTACTTGGTGTGGGCCTTGTGTTGGAGAAATGGGTAATTTACATAAAGCTTATGAAAAATTTAAGGGTAAAAATTTTGAAATTCTTAGCCTTTCTTTTGATGGTAGTCCAGAGGATGTAAATAGTTTTAGACAAGGTAAATGGAAAATGCCCTGGCTTCATACTTTTGTTGAAAGCGGCTTTCAATCAGAACTAGCTAAGCGTTTTGAAGTGGTAGGAATCCCTAAACCCGTTTTAGTTGATCCAACAGGAAAAATTATTGCTGTTGAAGTAGATTTAAGAGGTGAAAAACTAGAACAAACTTTAACAAAAGTTTTAGGAGACTAAATTTTTTAATAACTAAGCTAGTTAATTTATATGAATTAACTAGCTTAGTTTACTTAGTATTACTATTAAATTGCATTTATCAAAAAACCGCCTGTCAAGCAACCAACAAACTGTGTTAACATATCCAAAAAATTAAACAAAAAATTAAACAAAGTGAAAAATTTATGAAAGTTTTGATAGGAATATCTGCTTTAAGTTTAATGCTTTTAACTACTAACAGTTTTGGAGAAACCTTACAACGTCCAAAACGCCCACAAACCACACCAGCATCTAGTAAAGACACAAATGTTGAAGATGCAAAAAAGAATCTTCCTACAGGGATGATGGTTTTAAATGTTGCCGATATTGTAGATAAGATTGATCAAGCTGTAGTAAATATTCAGTCACCTGGGGCAGAAGGTACATCTTTAGGGACAGGATTTTTTGTAGATGAAAAAGGTTTAGTTGTAACAAACCTGCATGTCATTAGAGATGCGCTAAAAACAGGTGGTGATATTATGGTAGTTACTTCTGATTCTACCCGTCATAGTGCCAGTGTCAAAGGCTATGATGAAGCAACAGACATTGCTCTACTAGAAATTAAAGTTACAGATAAAAAAACTCCAGTAGTAAAGTTAGGTGATAGTGATAACGTTAGAGTAGGAGAATGGGCAATAGCTGTTGGTAGTCCTTATGGATTAGATCATAGCGTTACTTTAGGCATTATTAGTGCTAAAAGTCGTGGTGGGTTAGATGGCGAATATGATGATTATTTACAAACAGATGCTGCCATAAATTTAGGTAATTCTGGAGGGCCTTTAGTTAATACTAAAGGAGAAGTAGTAGGAATTAACACTCTAATAATAGCTAAGGGTCAAGGTCTAGGTTTTGCTATTCCTGTTAATATCTTAAAAGAAATAATGCCTCAACTACGTGATTATGGACGTGTTCGGCGCAGTGCTTTAGCAATAGAGGTTGCAGATATTTCTTTAGGTGCAATTAGAGAATTAAACTTACCTTCAGGTTTACAAGGTGTTGTAGTTGCAAAAGTCGAACGTGAAACAACTGCTGCTCGTGCAGGTTTACGCCGTAATGATGTTATCTTATCGATTAATAGTACAACAGTTTCATCTATGGGACAGTTTAACCGCTTTATTTCTAAGTTGCTTCCTGGTAGTAAAGTAGAAATAAAAATTTTACGCGAGCAAAAAGAATTTACTGTTACAGCCGAAGTAACAGAAAAGAAATAAGAAGAAACTCTAGGAAAACTTAGTACTTTTATAAAACTAAGTTAGAGATTTTAGCTTTGAGATTCACTTTCTAGTTTTTGTTTGGCTTTAAGTGCTGTTTTATGATCAGCCTTAATTGCTAATGCTTCTTCAATATATTTTTTAGCTAATTCTATTCGATTATATTTTAAGTAAAATACCCCTAATTCAGCCTTATAATCAGGGCTTTTTGGTTGTAGATTAATTGCTTCCTCAAATTCCTGTATTGTTTGTTCGTTATAGCTACGTAGCTCACCGTAAGAGCGTGCTAAAGCTGCATGGTATTCTGCATCATTAGGACGAAGTGCTATTGCTTGACGAAAAGCACGAACAGCTTTTTCTAAATTTCCTTTATCCATTAGTTCTAAACCATAAAGATACCAATCATCTGGCTTACGTAGCTTTGACATATCTGTAAAGTTTTGTAAAGAAGGTGGTAGTAATTCTTCTGGAGGTATTTCCTTTGTACTTGGAGGACTATCCAAAATAGGTTTAGGGTTAGGAATACTTACAGGTTTAGGACTAGGTATAGTGCTAGGCATAGAATTGAAATTTTTTGCATTTTCACTTGCATTAGTAGTTGGAGTTGTTCTAACGGGGCTAATAGATTTTATGCTAGAACTAGGCAAAACAGATTGTGGATTAATAGGTATTATAGAATTAGTAGCTTTTTGGCTAGGTTGAAGAGGTGGTAATTTAGTAACAGTAGGTTTTTCTAAAGGCTGAGTTGCAATTTTAAGACTAGCTGTAGTGTTTGAAATAGGACTAGTTGGCCGTCTTTGACTTATTACTTTATTACTACTAGATTGTGAAGAAGAAAGCTTTTCATAAGCTTCTTTGATATTGCTATAAACAGATAGAATTTGATCTTTTAATGAAGGCATTTGAGAAATTATAGATTCATGTTTTTCTGGATCAAATTTATCTTTTAATTCCTGAAATGAACTATTAATTTGTTCTAAACTAGCTTGAGGATTGACACCTAGTCGAGCATAGTAGTCATTTCCTGCACGTTGAATTTGTGCTGACATATTTTCTAATTCATAAAAAAATAAAGAAATGGTTTCCATACTAACAGCCTTTGTAAGAGGCTGATTTTCAATTTTATTTTCTTCTTTTTGCGCTTCTACGACAGGCATTTCCTTACGTGCTAAAGCTCTTAAAGAAAGCAATGCTGCTAGAGTGCGTAGGATTTGTTCTTCTGGTAAATCTATTCTTTCTAGTAAATTAGTAATATTACAAGGTTCTTTTAATGCTTCTAGGACTTTTACTTCATCGCTACGAAGCATAATTTTTTCTCTTTCAGGCCAATCTGTTGCTGCTAAATAAGTTTCTTGTTCATTGCCTAAAAAACTTTTAATTCTAGGTAAATCAATTAGGCTACGTACAGATTCTAGGATTAGTTCACCTACAGGTAAGTTAACTTTTGAGGGTTGGGTAAAAAGGGAAGCATCAAAAGCATATCCGCCTTCTTCCCAATCAATTAAAGAATAACAAATGCTGTAAACGTGTGCTGTTAGAAGGGCAGAAGCAGATTCTGCTGGTAAAAATTCTAGTTCTATAAGTATATCTAAAATGCTAACACCATCTTGATCACGTTGTTCTTTTAATGCACGGTTATATTGTTGGCGAGAAATTCGGCCTTGACGAACTAACCGTTCTCCTAAACGTTCAGTTTGGTCATTAGAAACAGCAAAAACAATCTCGCCTTCCTGCCAAACTATACCTTTAATATTA harbors:
- a CDS encoding tetratricopeptide repeat protein, with protein sequence MPVALNQLPVFYQLEALFLPEFFGSLATDKVSGTTWFSYGTNIKGIVWQEGEIVFAVSNDQTERLGERLVRQGRISRQQYNRALKEQRDQDGVSILDILIELEFLPAESASALLTAHVYSICYSLIDWEEGGYAFDASLFTQPSKVNLPVGELILESVRSLIDLPRIKSFLGNEQETYLAATDWPEREKIMLRSDEVKVLEALKEPCNITNLLERIDLPEEQILRTLAALLSLRALARKEMPVVEAQKEENKIENQPLTKAVSMETISLFFYELENMSAQIQRAGNDYYARLGVNPQASLEQINSSFQELKDKFDPEKHESIISQMPSLKDQILSVYSNIKEAYEKLSSSQSSSNKVISQRRPTSPISNTTASLKIATQPLEKPTVTKLPPLQPSQKATNSIIPINPQSVLPSSSIKSISPVRTTPTTNASENAKNFNSMPSTIPSPKPVSIPNPKPILDSPPSTKEIPPEELLPPSLQNFTDMSKLRKPDDWYLYGLELMDKGNLEKAVRAFRQAIALRPNDAEYHAALARSYGELRSYNEQTIQEFEEAINLQPKSPDYKAELGVFYLKYNRIELAKKYIEEALAIKADHKTALKAKQKLESESQS